The following proteins are encoded in a genomic region of Romeriopsis navalis LEGE 11480:
- a CDS encoding CPXCG motif-containing cysteine-rich protein yields MQTTAEYYCAYCGEPSTTFIDISGGLTQQYVEDCQVCCRPNIFYITVDEETLEVDIQTDCEDR; encoded by the coding sequence ATGCAAACAACTGCTGAATACTACTGTGCCTATTGTGGCGAACCGAGTACGACGTTTATTGACATCAGCGGTGGGCTGACTCAGCAATATGTTGAAGATTGCCAAGTCTGCTGTCGGCCGAATATCTTTTACATCACGGTTGATGAGGAAACGCTAGAGGTGGATATTCAAACTGATTGCGAAGATCGTTAA